In Nonlabens agnitus, the DNA window TAGAACATCCAGCATGATGTCATCATAAAAGCGAAACTTCTTCAGGAACATCCCAGCATCCAGAGGTTTGCTTTTTAGATAATTGTCTATCAAAATTCCCACAAACTTTTCGGTGCGCTTAAAACTGTAACCTGTGCTGGGTTTGACCCAACCACCAGCTGTTCCTATTTTATGCACTAACCGTGTATTATGCTGTTCAAATCGGTACGTCGTCATTGGGATATTTCCTTGTTCCGTCGAGATGATTTCATACGATTCAATATTCAAATAATCACTCAAATATGTTTTGAGATACTTCTCGTAGGTCTGGTTACTCACGATTTCTGAAGAGAAATATGTGAACTCTACTAGAGCTTCTGTGGCAGAATAGGGTAGGATATATGTAAAACTTGTCGTGCCAGGATCTCGCAAACGGTAATCCATCATCAAGAATCTGGACGGATCAAAAATCTCTTTTTCTGTTTTGATCACCCAACCTAGAAAGTGTTGTTGGAGTTTGATCGATTGGGTATCTTGAAAAAAAGCGCTTGGGATACGACTGTCTAGAACCAGCTTGGCTTCAAAGGAACCTGCTTCGGTGGTGATGGTGGCCGTTTCGGTATTTTCAATGACGTTGGCAACTCTGTTTTCTACTAAGGTGCAGTTGGGATGGTCGATGAGTTTCGCTTTCGCGAAAGCGATGACATCACGGCTTTTCAATTGTTTGTAACGATAGGGCGTGAGATCAAAATCCAGTTTTAAGTCGTCTGTTTTAAAACTTCCAAAGTCCCATGCATACGAAATGAGATGATCCCATTTTCCTGTTCCCTTCTCCCAAAAACTCCAGGTCTTGTCCAGGCTTTCACCTTGAAAATCGTCCAAAACCAGAATCTTGTGGTCCTTAAAACCTTGATGCTCCAGCATGGCCAGCAACACCTGACTACCTGCGTTGCCTAATCCTATGATGGCTATATCGTACTGATGATGATCCATAGGATGCTGGCAAAAATGAGTTGAACGATGTAAATGTGTAAAGAGGTTTTGAAATCTCCTTTTAGCTTGAATAGCGTGGCAATGTATTGCAGTATAAATGCGATGATAAACCAGCATAGATAGTTATACCATCCAGCGCCACCAGTAAAACTCCAGAATCCCGCATAGTCGCAAATTTGTTCCAAGAAAAAGTCCAGAATCACCATTAAAGTTGCTCCAATGAACGAAATAGCCCAAGGACTTGAGGTCTGTTTACTCGCGATGGCATGAGTTACAAAGGTGAGCACAGCCCAATTGATGCCAATTAAGAATGGTATCCCATCCAGCTTTGGGCCAAAATTATCACCATAACTATACTCGCCAAACAGCCAGCCCGTATGCACGCCTATCCATTCTGTAGTCATTCCTACTACAAAACATAATGCAAAAAGCCCAAGCGTCTTGAGATCCATAATCGGAAAAAAGACGGCTAACAGTGCCGTAATGTAAAGCATTGTAAACGGCGATTTCCCTAAAAAGAAAGTCTCATAACCCAGCGCAATACCTATTAATGCACTGACATGAATGACCCATAGAAAGATGATCGCTGCATTTTTCATTGGGCATCAGGTATTAAATCTGCCGTGATTTTTGCACTTAATAGACATAATGGAAT includes these proteins:
- a CDS encoding lycopene cyclase family protein — protein: MDHHQYDIAIIGLGNAGSQVLLAMLEHQGFKDHKILVLDDFQGESLDKTWSFWEKGTGKWDHLISYAWDFGSFKTDDLKLDFDLTPYRYKQLKSRDVIAFAKAKLIDHPNCTLVENRVANVIENTETATITTEAGSFEAKLVLDSRIPSAFFQDTQSIKLQQHFLGWVIKTEKEIFDPSRFLMMDYRLRDPGTTSFTYILPYSATEALVEFTYFSSEIVSNQTYEKYLKTYLSDYLNIESYEIISTEQGNIPMTTYRFEQHNTRLVHKIGTAGGWVKPSTGYSFKRTEKFVGILIDNYLKSKPLDAGMFLKKFRFYDDIMLDVLKHHNDRGHLLFQNLYKNNPIKRILSFLDEETVLAEELKIMLPLTSWPFIKGFFKKLF
- a CDS encoding carotenoid biosynthesis protein, which translates into the protein MKNAAIIFLWVIHVSALIGIALGYETFFLGKSPFTMLYITALLAVFFPIMDLKTLGLFALCFVVGMTTEWIGVHTGWLFGEYSYGDNFGPKLDGIPFLIGINWAVLTFVTHAIASKQTSSPWAISFIGATLMVILDFFLEQICDYAGFWSFTGGAGWYNYLCWFIIAFILQYIATLFKLKGDFKTSLHIYIVQLIFASILWIIISTI